A stretch of the Clostridiales bacterium genome encodes the following:
- a CDS encoding HNH endonuclease, with product MPEYYSPAGLEIDATYYNKLDIRSFMLMLKDPSYCYKFYWLEAIVNLISSGVTETTFNDIIDEMICNAWYSVREFHIHLSGLGQNGEVRDGLERAVLVLSSLSNLNANASKVEIKNAIREYDDALKHAKEQLTNMVPYRAMAGFFANAGIIVPWDSVIRMKETISSFNEQVTALPYTLGDGSKLSKEVKFHPDWVKMIQDYTVSILGWIQNEKVKWLQNNNPEVPGLVYKLLPMDEKMRKLGKVRNLWEGIMSVQSISDVFTGEVIQPGKYDIDHFIPWSFVMNDELWNLMPMDSSLNSSKSNRLPQWDPFFQRFSDNQYTLYQLIHEMSGIHKLYEQCWRDNLHSIWAGQELYIPGNSKETFRGILDRNMRPVYDSAMRQGYEVWKI from the coding sequence TCTATTGGTTGGAAGCAATCGTCAATCTGATTTCCTCCGGTGTTACAGAAACCACTTTCAATGATATCATTGATGAGATGATCTGCAATGCCTGGTATTCTGTGCGGGAATTCCATATCCACCTGAGCGGACTTGGTCAGAACGGTGAAGTCCGGGACGGGCTGGAGCGGGCAGTCCTGGTACTATCTTCCCTGAGCAATCTGAATGCCAATGCTTCAAAAGTGGAAATCAAAAATGCGATCCGGGAATACGATGATGCGCTGAAACATGCAAAAGAGCAATTGACCAATATGGTGCCATACCGGGCTATGGCCGGTTTCTTTGCGAATGCCGGTATTATTGTTCCATGGGATTCTGTGATTCGGATGAAGGAGACAATCTCTTCATTCAATGAACAAGTGACAGCATTGCCTTATACGCTGGGCGATGGCAGCAAACTAAGCAAGGAAGTCAAATTCCATCCGGATTGGGTCAAGATGATCCAGGACTATACAGTCTCTATCCTTGGATGGATTCAGAATGAAAAGGTAAAATGGCTGCAGAACAATAACCCGGAGGTTCCGGGACTGGTATATAAACTGCTTCCCATGGACGAAAAGATGCGGAAACTGGGTAAAGTCCGTAACTTGTGGGAAGGAATCATGTCTGTTCAAAGCATATCGGATGTATTTACCGGAGAAGTGATCCAACCAGGTAAATATGATATCGATCACTTCATCCCCTGGTCCTTCGTTATGAATGATGAACTGTGGAATTTGATGCCCATGGATTCCTCACTGAATTCATCCAAGAGCAACCGGCTTCCGCAGTGGGATCCATTTTTCCAGAGGTTTTCAGATAACCAATATACGCTTTACCAGCTGATCCATGAAATGTCGGGAATCCATAAACTGTATGAACAATGCTGGCGGGACAACCTGCATTCCATCTGGGCTGGACAGGAACTATATATCCCGGGCAATTCTAAAGAGACATTCCGGGGAATTCTGGACAGGAATATGCGGCCGGTATATGACTCCGCCATGAGGCAAGGGTATGAGGTATGGAAGATTTAA
- a CDS encoding HNH endonuclease — MGFLTSFQGLGLLIIVASVIVGFAMLIVYIAKEFMKWREQQQLSLIEKYSTRLNAIKQAAESNHIFCDIPKVISIEYPFNSKRGLDNAKKDEILIYLAVNDLKLRELSWKILANRAHSKVFNEKVDSCKKLQTPSSVIAETKITESKFYQLEDKLCQDFLDLIRYDSRIEILMVYVTPKRGDRYERLIVTDYQGVMNARTEDGVRKAKRVTAAMERAKLSDKLRYEVLQRDHHHCVICGRGAEDGVKLHVDHIMPVSKGGKTELSNLRTLCESCNLGKRDAFDPNGIN; from the coding sequence ATGGGTTTCTTGACCTCGTTTCAGGGATTGGGTTTATTGATCATTGTAGCCTCTGTAATTGTCGGTTTTGCTATGCTGATTGTGTATATAGCGAAAGAATTTATGAAATGGAGGGAACAGCAACAGCTGTCGCTGATTGAAAAATATAGCACTCGCCTAAATGCTATAAAACAGGCCGCTGAGAGTAATCATATTTTTTGCGATATTCCTAAAGTGATCAGCATAGAATACCCCTTCAATTCAAAAAGAGGATTGGACAATGCAAAAAAAGATGAAATTTTGATTTATCTTGCTGTGAATGACTTAAAACTGAGGGAATTATCTTGGAAAATACTGGCAAATCGCGCTCATAGTAAAGTGTTTAATGAAAAAGTTGATTCATGCAAGAAACTCCAAACGCCATCTTCTGTAATTGCAGAAACGAAAATCACAGAAAGCAAGTTTTATCAACTTGAAGATAAACTATGCCAAGATTTCCTGGATTTGATAAGATATGATTCAAGAATCGAGATTTTAATGGTTTATGTAACACCAAAGCGGGGAGACAGATATGAACGACTGATTGTTACTGATTATCAGGGAGTGATGAATGCCCGCACAGAAGATGGTGTGCGCAAGGCCAAAAGGGTTACGGCAGCAATGGAAAGGGCCAAGTTATCTGATAAACTGCGTTATGAAGTTCTTCAGCGTGATCATCATCATTGTGTAATCTGCGGCAGGGGAGCAGAAGACGGAGTAAAGCTGCATGTTGATCATATTATGCCTGTTTCCAAAGGCGGAAAAACAGAACTAAGCAATCTTCGAACACTTTGTGAAAGCTGTAATCTTGGAAAACGAGATGCTTTTGATCCTAATGGAATTAACTAA
- a CDS encoding helix-turn-helix domain-containing protein: MPLTTSEKIKIILKRRGMTLKELSARLDQKSSNLSNKLSRNNFPEKEIKEIADALGCEYEAYFVMRDTGEKL; the protein is encoded by the coding sequence ATGCCTTTGACCACAAGTGAAAAAATAAAAATAATATTGAAACGCAGGGGAATGACATTAAAAGAATTATCTGCCAGGCTGGATCAGAAGAGTTCAAATCTTTCAAATAAATTATCAAGAAACAACTTTCCGGAGAAAGAAATAAAAGAAATAGCCGATGCCCTTGGCTGTGAATATGAAGCCTATTTTGTTATGCGGGATACCGGTGAAAAACTGTAA
- a CDS encoding zinc dependent phospholipase C family protein, with translation MASWMIHLRIADLLLDRIPGLDETAFVFGNIAPDSGVPNADWSVFTPSKSVSHYQDNLEDKTTINIDRFLREYFTPELIRSYSLREFSFFLGYYTHLLSDIEWAAKIAYPSLALHPEKAQKDRTAFIWEMKRDWYDLDFRYLLEHPNFRAFRIYEHAEGFKNDLMGTFSEDAFENRREYICGFYRGEHGELYREYPYLAPEQADGFVAETVEKVNITIQAALAVWNEEVPFSLEDLQPSQFWISEKKLKDIQAWFNPDDMKNFDPIPVKMLDGVPVMTDGHTRAVAALLAGKSSVPLTWDRDDLGWDLYRECVKACRERNITKPQDLVNRILSEEEYHEKWDLWCDGMQAEMQKNRS, from the coding sequence ATGGCTTCCTGGATGATTCACCTGCGGATCGCGGACCTGCTTCTGGACCGGATCCCCGGCCTCGATGAAACCGCTTTTGTATTCGGCAACATCGCACCGGACAGCGGCGTTCCCAACGCCGACTGGTCGGTCTTTACTCCTTCAAAATCCGTTTCCCATTACCAGGACAACCTGGAAGACAAAACCACCATCAATATCGATCGTTTCCTCCGGGAATACTTCACCCCGGAATTGATCCGTTCGTATTCCCTCCGGGAGTTCTCCTTCTTCCTGGGGTATTACACCCATCTCCTGTCCGATATCGAATGGGCCGCGAAAATCGCGTATCCTTCACTGGCCCTCCATCCGGAAAAAGCCCAGAAAGACAGAACCGCTTTCATCTGGGAGATGAAGCGGGACTGGTATGACCTGGACTTCCGCTACCTGCTGGAGCACCCGAACTTCCGGGCGTTCAGGATCTATGAGCATGCAGAAGGATTCAAAAACGACCTGATGGGCACCTTCAGCGAAGATGCCTTTGAAAACCGCAGGGAATACATCTGCGGCTTCTACCGCGGAGAGCATGGGGAACTGTACCGGGAGTATCCCTACCTGGCGCCGGAACAGGCGGATGGGTTTGTGGCAGAGACAGTGGAGAAGGTCAATATCACCATTCAGGCCGCTCTGGCGGTATGGAATGAGGAAGTCCCCTTCTCCCTGGAGGATCTTCAGCCCTCCCAGTTCTGGATTTCCGAGAAGAAACTGAAGGATATCCAGGCCTGGTTCAATCCCGATGATATGAAAAACTTCGACCCAATCCCGGTCAAGATGCTGGACGGTGTTCCCGTCATGACGGACGGGCACACCCGGGCTGTGGCCGCACTGCTGGCAGGCAAAAGCTCTGTCCCGCTCACCTGGGACCGGGATGACCTGGGATGGGATTTATACCGGGAATGTGTAAAGGCTTGCAGAGAAAGGAATATCACCAAACCGCAGGATCTGGTGAACCGGATCCTGTCGGAAGAGGAATACCACGAAAAATGGGATTTGTGGTGTGATGGGATGCAGGCAGAAATGCAGAAGAACCGGAGCTGA
- a CDS encoding zinc ribbon domain-containing protein: MSDFAILIFSIIILAMFFGGFYLFFRIVRNAIRSNKKRKEDFEIRKIEAETKAAEVAKSQLREKELIAEVEASQAKAEAAERAMRAAAQEREDTEATLKMSTVTVDGRTMSLKDAIAQQTVNMFSQKVNNTISSNIANDSVSRIKCSQCGASIESGSKFCRFCGTQVPDNTFRAEVKFEDVAQLRQAELEHARKSKLLYRLTEVQKALTQEHEVRMEQLKTKVEEKKIKAEEKAEQRAAEERERKRQQQIEIEKARLASKKATQSFLKFLLISLAIILVLLFVLSRISN; the protein is encoded by the coding sequence ATGAGTGATTTTGCCATTTTGATATTTAGCATAATTATATTAGCAATGTTTTTTGGTGGGTTCTATTTATTTTTTCGAATTGTTCGGAACGCCATTAGAAGTAATAAAAAGAGAAAAGAAGATTTTGAAATCCGAAAAATCGAAGCAGAAACAAAAGCTGCGGAAGTAGCAAAGAGCCAATTAAGGGAAAAAGAATTAATCGCTGAAGTTGAAGCAAGCCAGGCTAAAGCAGAAGCAGCAGAACGTGCAATGCGGGCTGCAGCACAAGAACGAGAAGATACTGAAGCCACTCTGAAAATGTCAACTGTTACAGTTGACGGACGCACCATGTCTCTTAAGGATGCGATTGCTCAGCAAACTGTAAATATGTTTTCTCAAAAAGTCAACAATACTATAAGTTCAAATATTGCTAATGATTCTGTATCACGGATAAAGTGTTCGCAATGTGGAGCATCAATTGAAAGTGGATCTAAGTTTTGCAGGTTTTGTGGGACACAAGTTCCGGATAATACTTTTAGAGCAGAAGTTAAGTTTGAGGATGTTGCACAACTTCGTCAAGCAGAATTGGAACACGCGCGTAAGAGTAAATTGCTATATCGCCTTACTGAAGTACAGAAGGCACTTACACAGGAACATGAAGTACGTATGGAGCAATTGAAGACAAAAGTCGAGGAGAAGAAGATAAAGGCAGAGGAGAAAGCGGAACAAAGGGCGGCTGAAGAAAGAGAACGCAAAAGGCAGCAACAAATAGAAATAGAAAAAGCACGATTAGCATCTAAGAAAGCAACACAATCATTTCTTAAATTTTTGCTGATTTCCCTTGCTATTATTTTAGTTTTACTGTTTGTTCTATCCAGAATTAGTAATTAA